One segment of Triticum aestivum cultivar Chinese Spring chromosome 2A, IWGSC CS RefSeq v2.1, whole genome shotgun sequence DNA contains the following:
- the LOC123184888 gene encoding probable carboxylesterase 18 yields the protein MASDVARRELRARVVAMPWAVRLQLRALEAAVDATQRRDGTVNRFLFSLLVDRQAPANPARADAGGVRSVDVTVDASTGVRARVYFTAGAGAEADASPRPVIVYFHGGGFTVFSAATRPYDALCRTMCRETGAVVVSVTYRLAPEHRYPAAYDDGEAALRYLATTGLPAEVPVRVDLSRCFLAGDSAGANIAHHVAQRWTAAPATTPPAVHLAGLLLLSSYFGGEDRTESEQALEGVAPIVNLRRSDFWWKAYLPEGADRNHPAAHVTGEAGPEPELPDAFPRAMVVVGGLDPLQDWGRRYAGMLRRKGKEVRVVEFTEAVHAFYFFPALPETGKLVAEISAFVESTAPSSTA from the coding sequence ATGGCCAGCGACGTCGCGCGCAGGGAGCTCCGGGCGCGCGTGGTGGCGATGCCGTGGGCGGTGCGTCTCCAGCTGCGCGCGCTcgaggccgccgtcgacgccacgcAGCGCCGGGACGGCACCGTCAACCGCTTCCTCTTCTCGCTGCTCGTGGACCGCCAGGCGCCCGCCAACCCCGCGCGCGCCGACGCCGGGGGCGTCCGCTCCGTGGACGTCACCGTCGACGCGTCCACCGGCGTGCGGGCCCGCGTCTACTTTACGGCCGGGGCGGGGGCGGAGGCAGACGCGTCGCCGCGCCCCGTGATCGTCTACTTCCACGGCGGCGGCTTCACGGTGTTCTCCGCGGCCACCCGGCCCTACGACGCGCTCTGCCGCACCATGTGCCGCGAGACGGGCGCCGTCGTCGTGTCCGTGACCTACCGCCTCGCGCCCGAGCACCGCTACCCCGCGGCCTACGACGACGGGGAGGCCGCCCTCCGGTACCTCGCCACCACCGGCCTGCCCGCCGAGGTCCCCGTCCGCGTCGACCTCTCCCGCTGCTTCCTCGCCGGCGACAGCGCCGGCGCCAACATCGCGCACCACGTGGCCCAGCGCTGGACGGCGGCACCCGCGACAACGCCTCCAGCCGTCCACCTCGCCGGCCTCCTGCTCCTGTCCTCCTACTTCGGCGGAGAGGACCGGACCGAGTCGGAGCAAGCGCTGGAGGGCGTGGCCCCGATCGTGAACCTCCGCCGGTCCGACTTCTGGTGGAAGGCGTACTTGCCGGAGGGCGCCGACCGAAACCACCCGGCCGCGCACGTGACGGGCGAGGCCGGCCCGGAGCCGGAGCTGCCGGATGCGTTCCCGCGGGCGATGGTGGTCGTCGGCGGGCTCGACCCGCTCCAGGACTGGGGGAGGCGGTACGCCGGCATGCTGCGCCGGAAGGGCAAGGAGGTGCGCGTGGTGGAGTTCACGGAGGCTGTACACGCCTTCTACTTCTTCCCGGCGCTGCCCGAGACCGGCAAGCTCGTCGCGGAGATCTCGGCGTTCGTGGAGAGCACCGCGCCGAGCTCGACCGCCTAG